The sequence below is a genomic window from Phoenix dactylifera cultivar Barhee BC4 chromosome 8, palm_55x_up_171113_PBpolish2nd_filt_p, whole genome shotgun sequence.
AAAGAAAGAGTTATCAGTTGTTGTTGTCCATCCAGAACTGAGCCTGCAGCCAGTCAATAGTCTTCTTGTCCACCTGAAAGGCCTTTGCAAGAACGTCACGAGAGATGGGTGGCTTCGACCCAAACACCGCATTGGCTACAGTGATCACACCAGGGTTTTGGCTGCTCAATGCGGCAATAGCAACAGCATTCTTCGTCCCGTAGTTGAACTGGAAGTGAATAAGACCTTGGGGGAACACGAACACATCACCCTTGTTGATGACTTTGGCAAAGAGACGGTTGTCCGTGTTGGAAGTCACAAAACCCACATAGAGTGAGCCTTCCAACACCGTCAAAATCTCTGTCGCCCGAGGGTGGATGTGAGGTGGGTTCAGGCCATAAGGAGCAAAGTCTATGCGAGCCAATGAGATGCCAAGGGTGTTGAGCCCTGCAATTTTCTCCAC
It includes:
- the LOC120111505 gene encoding putative germin-like protein 2-1 yields the protein MASRILLLAFLALVSSHAIASDPSPLQDFCVADKTSHVFVNGLVCKNPNDVRADDFFFSGLDRPGDTANKLGSNVTLVNVEKIAGLNTLGISLARIDFAPYGLNPPHIHPRATEILTVLEGSLYVGFVTSNTDNRLFAKVINKGDVFVFPQGLIHFQFNYGTKNAVAIAALSSQNPGVITVANAVFGSKPPISRDVLAKAFQVDKKTIDWLQAQFWMDNNN